A stretch of the Narcine bancroftii isolate sNarBan1 chromosome 14, sNarBan1.hap1, whole genome shotgun sequence genome encodes the following:
- the LOC138749767 gene encoding uncharacterized protein, protein MLGGFPCPRERRFPGWFLGSRSREARAPRPLPGRNTVSSLLEERGASPGVLLQRHCQPPSHSLPQGPRRSSLHCNSCPDRADLPGDAPEDRNPEPGLSVTPSPADPQFRPPRETLPRRSSAGPRFVPGAPRLVESGLETSVGEYVTKLHHPGPAPGGPDGSGKPGPWTDTRWGQVIPRISIPARTLTPTGPFRPEPPPPLDHSGLDPHPHWTIPARTPTPTGPFRPGPPPPLDHSGPDPHPHWTIPARTPTPTGPFRTGPPPPLGHSGPDHSPPPGPAQPSW, encoded by the coding sequence ATGCTCGGGGGCTTTCCTTGTCCGAGGGAGCGCCGTTTCCCAGGCTGGTTCCTGGGGAGCCGGAGCCGTGAGGCCCGGgcgccccgccccctccccgggCGGAACACGGTTTCGTCCCTATTGGAGGAGCGAGGGGCTTCTCCCGGTGTCCTGCTCCAACGTCACTGCCAACCTCCCTCCCATTCGCTGCCTCAGGGACCACGCCGTTCCTCGCTGCATTGCAATAGCTGCCCCGATCGGGCAGACCTTCCTGGTGATGCCCCCGAGGATAGAAACCCGGAGCCCGGTTTgtccgtcactccctctcccgcGGATCCGCAATTTCGGCCGCCAAGAGAAACTCTGCCCCGCCGCAGCTCAGCCGGGCCCCGGTTCGTCCCCGGAGCTCCCCGTCTCGTCGAGAGTGGTCTTGAGACCAGTGTCGGGGAATACGTGACCAAGCTCCATCATCCCGGTCCAGCACCTGGTGGTCCGGACGGTTCTGGGAAACCGGGGCCCTGGACAGACACCCGATGGGGCCAAGTCATCCCACGCATCTCAATTCCGGCCCGGACCCTCACCCCCACTGGTCCATTTCGGCccgaacccccacccccactggacCATTCCGGCCTGGACCCTCACCCCCACTGGACCATTCCGGCccggacccccacccccactggacCATTCCGGCccggacccccacccccactggacCATTCCGGCccggacccccacccccactggacCATTCCGGCccggacccccacccccactggacCATTCCGAAccggacccccacccccactaggCCATTCCGGCccagaccactcccccccccccggcccggcCCAGCCCAGCTGGTGA